A window of the Bacteroidia bacterium genome harbors these coding sequences:
- a CDS encoding PIG-L family deacetylase, translating to MLETILLILAHPDDEVLACGGTISKFTQNGAKVYTLILGEGITSRDERRDTKLREKELEQLREQVKEANKLLGVEEVFFFDFPDNRFDGVELIQIVKTIEKVIAEINPEVIFTHYWNDLNIDHQITYRAVITATRPQPGMFVREIYAAHQKE from the coding sequence GTGTTAGAAACAATACTTCTCATTCTCGCCCATCCTGATGATGAAGTGCTTGCGTGCGGAGGAACTATTTCAAAGTTCACTCAGAACGGAGCTAAAGTCTACACCCTTATACTCGGAGAGGGCATAACTTCAAGAGATGAAAGGAGAGATACTAAATTAAGGGAAAAGGAACTTGAACAACTAAGGGAGCAGGTAAAAGAAGCAAATAAACTATTGGGAGTAGAAGAGGTTTTCTTTTTTGACTTTCCAGACAACAGGTTTGATGGCGTTGAATTAATTCAAATAGTGAAAACAATAGAGAAGGTAATTGCTGAAATAAATCCAGAGGTGATTTTTACCCACTATTGGAATGACCTTAACATAGACCATCAGATAACTTATAGAGCTGTTATAACTGCCACAAGACCACAGCCGGGCATGTTTGTTAGGGAAATATACGCCGCTCACCAGAAGGAATAG